One Tachysurus fulvidraco isolate hzauxx_2018 chromosome 2, HZAU_PFXX_2.0, whole genome shotgun sequence DNA segment encodes these proteins:
- the ogfod1 gene encoding prolyl 3-hydroxylase OGFOD1, whose amino-acid sequence MSTKRRSNGTNKGKSVKKSKEGEVAVISSDLKDDVIRNGMKDAWRKKTSFSQGGVQLDCDPFPHCMIRNFVQNESFVENLRDELLQLNFHSKSNDLYKFQQSDDLKKRKEHHISEIRSLLFHQFRSWLSEVLGVDLEPTVDISCAKYEHTDTLLCHDDELEGRRVAFILYLVTPWDLSDGGTLDLYNTNEHYEPVSIVKSLLPSWNTLLFFEVSPVSFHQVSEVLTDEKCRLSLSGWFHGLSLQRPLRYTEPGAPRHTHVLADETLLFEWVNENYMDPLYQAQVQQEFEDTSEIRLPNFLQEEKYTQVIEALRLAEIQWERTGPPNKRCYARAQLQNLPSCLKECWDLLMSEAFFLLLSNLTGLSLHALAAGDEESDSEGQEGPIDGQEGQRDGQEGPSGTGDGEDPSSTSSSTEKTPKGPPVCVGELRRWSHGDYTLLHDSVKREFALDLLLHLGCTGWKAEFGGFTSYIAHDEDEELLTVYPEDNSLALVYRDKETLKFIKHINHNSVQENEHTAFTHFYDFSFTYYE is encoded by the exons GCGGCGTGCAGCTGGACTGTGATCCGTTTCCTCACTGTATGATCAGGAACTTTGTTCAGAACGAGAGTTTTGTGGAGAACCTGAGAGATGAACTGCTGCAGCTCAACTTTCACAGCAAATCCAACGACCTGTACAAATTCCAGCAG TCTGATGATctgaagaagaggaaagaacaTCACATTTCTGAAATAAG gtcaCTTCTTTTCCACCAGTTCCGCTCGTGGCTGTCTGAAGTGTTAGGAGTGGACTTGGAGCCGACTGTGGATATTTCCTGTGCTAAATACGAGCACACAG ACACCTTGCTGTGTCACGATGATGAACTTGAAGGCCGGAGAGTCGCTTTCATCCTTTACTTAGTGACTCCGTGGGACCTGAGTGATGGAGGAACTTTAGATTTGTACAACACAaatg aacatTATGAACCAGTGAGCATAGTGAAGTCTCTGCTGCCCAGCTGGAacactttgttgttttttgaagTCTCTCCTGTTTCCTTCCATCAg gTGTCAGAGGTTCTTACTGATGAAAAGTGTCGTTTGTCCCTGAGTGGTTGGTTTCATGGTTTGTCCCTGCAGAGACCGCTGCGCTACACAGAACCCGGAGCACCAcgtcacacacacgtcctcGCAGAT gagacATTGTTGTTTGAGTGGGTGAATGAGAACTACATGGATCCTCTGTATCAGGCTCAGGTCCAGCAGGAGTTTGAGGACACTTCAGAAATCCGCTTGCCGAACTTCCTGCAG GAGGAGAAATATACGCAGGTGATCGAAGCCTTGCGATTGGCTGAAATCCAGTGGGAGAGGACAGGACCGCCCAATAAGAG atGTTATGCACGAGCACAGCTACAGAATTTACCCTCCTGCTTAAAGGAATGCTGGGATCTGCTCATGTCTGAGGCCTTCTTCCTCCTGCTGTCCAACCTGACGGGGCTGAGCCTGCACGCTCTAGCTGCCGGGGACGAGGAGAGCGATAGCGAGGGTCAGGAAGGACCGATAGACGGAcaggagggacagagagacggGCAGGAGGGACCGAGCGGCACAGGTGATGGAGAGGACCCCAGTAGCACTTCGTCATCAACAGAGAAGACACCCAAAG gtcctcctgtgtgtgttggtgaactCCGTCGTTGGTCTCATGGTGATTACACTCTGCTGCATGACTCTGTAAAAAGAGAGTTTGCACTGGACCTGCTGCTTCATTTGGGCTGTACAG gGTGGAAGGCTGAGTTCGGAGGATTCACGTCGTACATCGCTCACGATGAAGACGAAGAG ctcCTGACCGTGTACCCTGAGGACAACTCTTTAGCGTTAGTgtacagagacaaagagacgcTGAAATTCATCAAACACATCAATCACAACAGCGTTCAGGAGAACGAACACACcgcattcacacacttttaCGATTTCTCTTTCACTTACTACGAATAA
- the fbxl8 gene encoding F-box/LRR-repeat protein 8 isoform X2 yields MELPEEILAHIFSFLSLKDKCNAFLVCKTWSNSLTCSSAWTHAEIMCDSRDCVPQRFSDRLPCIRHLKLIVSVDEPAHRQTGLWVLQQVLTRGHGRLRRLCISCLGNPPLFYAGQDLLQGLVDVLSNGSSLMVLDLRGVPFTLNDDCIKCIAALCPALQSLFINNSSLVCGVVSETVRYVLKRCPSLNTIGLFQASISHDVLRDLLEPQRTKLMLLELRCERSLKYVTPLSDQIWADVKRRHPSLRVDLELDHTLPELQVPSVLQPSIPVRQLRLHTWTCLLDELRLVAQSYAGTLEVLELQTTASSELNTVLVSIATQCTKLCEVHCYCVVSQNVIEAFCSLCPDLHRYTLKTRKELHPWTCTTLR; encoded by the exons ATGGAGCTTCCAGAAGAAATCCTTGCACACATTTTCTCTTTCCTGTCTCTGAAGGATAAATGCAATGCCTTCCTGGTGTGTAAAACATGGTCCAACAGCTTAACCTGCTCAAGTGCATGGACTCACGCTGAGATCAT GTGTGATTCTAGAGACTGTGTTCCTCAGAGGTTCTCTGATCGTCTACCATGTATTAGACATTTAAAGCTGATTGTCAGTGTGGATGAACCTGCTCATCGGCAGACTGGTCTGTGGGTTCTGCAACAGGTTCTAACCAGGGGTCATGGCAGACTGCGCAGGTTATGCATCAGCTGCTTGGGGAACCCACCTCTGTTTTACGCAGGACAGGACCTGCTGCAGGGATTGGTGGATGTCTTGAGCAACGGTTCGTCCCTCATGGTGCTGGACTTGAGGGGTGTTCCGTTCACCCTGAATGACGACTGTATCAAGTGTATAGCTGCTCTCTGCCCCGCCTTGCAAAGTCTCTTCATCAATAACAGTTCGCTGGTGTGTGGAGTCGTCTCGGAGACAGTCAGGTACGTCCTGAAACGCTGTCCATCGCTGAATACTATCGGGCTCTTCCAAGCCAGCATATCTCACGATGTCCTCCGAGACCTCCTCGAACCCCAAAGAACAAAACTAATGCTGCTGGAGTTGCGCTGCGAGCGCTCGCTGAAGTACGTCACACCGCTTAGCGATCAAATCTGGGCAGACGTGAAACGCAGGCATCCCAGTCTAAGAGTAGACCTGGAGCTGGACCACACGCTTCCGGAGCTCCAGGTTCCCAGCGTTCTTCAGCCCAGCATCCCTGTGAGACAGCTCCGCCTCCACACGTGGACCTGTCTGCTGGACGAGTTACGTCTTGTGGCTCAGAGTTACGCAGGAACGCTGGAGGTGCTGGAACTACAGACCACAGCTTCCTCCGAGCTCAACACGGTGCTGGTCTCCATAGCAACGCAGTGCACAAAACTCTGTGAGGTTCATTGTTACTGTGTGGTTTCGCAGAATGTGATAGAAGCCTTCTGCTCGTTGTGTCCTGacttacacagatacacactgaaaACACGTAAAGAGCTCCACCCCTGGACCTGCACCACTCttagataa
- the fbxl8 gene encoding F-box/LRR-repeat protein 8 isoform X1, with protein MELPEEILAHIFSFLSLKDKCNAFLVCKTWSNSLTCSSAWTHAEIIFFHPIRCDSRDCVPQRFSDRLPCIRHLKLIVSVDEPAHRQTGLWVLQQVLTRGHGRLRRLCISCLGNPPLFYAGQDLLQGLVDVLSNGSSLMVLDLRGVPFTLNDDCIKCIAALCPALQSLFINNSSLVCGVVSETVRYVLKRCPSLNTIGLFQASISHDVLRDLLEPQRTKLMLLELRCERSLKYVTPLSDQIWADVKRRHPSLRVDLELDHTLPELQVPSVLQPSIPVRQLRLHTWTCLLDELRLVAQSYAGTLEVLELQTTASSELNTVLVSIATQCTKLCEVHCYCVVSQNVIEAFCSLCPDLHRYTLKTRKELHPWTCTTLR; from the exons ATGGAGCTTCCAGAAGAAATCCTTGCACACATTTTCTCTTTCCTGTCTCTGAAGGATAAATGCAATGCCTTCCTGGTGTGTAAAACATGGTCCAACAGCTTAACCTGCTCAAGTGCATGGACTCACGCTGAGATCAT TTTTTTTCATCCAATCAGGTGTGATTCTAGAGACTGTGTTCCTCAGAGGTTCTCTGATCGTCTACCATGTATTAGACATTTAAAGCTGATTGTCAGTGTGGATGAACCTGCTCATCGGCAGACTGGTCTGTGGGTTCTGCAACAGGTTCTAACCAGGGGTCATGGCAGACTGCGCAGGTTATGCATCAGCTGCTTGGGGAACCCACCTCTGTTTTACGCAGGACAGGACCTGCTGCAGGGATTGGTGGATGTCTTGAGCAACGGTTCGTCCCTCATGGTGCTGGACTTGAGGGGTGTTCCGTTCACCCTGAATGACGACTGTATCAAGTGTATAGCTGCTCTCTGCCCCGCCTTGCAAAGTCTCTTCATCAATAACAGTTCGCTGGTGTGTGGAGTCGTCTCGGAGACAGTCAGGTACGTCCTGAAACGCTGTCCATCGCTGAATACTATCGGGCTCTTCCAAGCCAGCATATCTCACGATGTCCTCCGAGACCTCCTCGAACCCCAAAGAACAAAACTAATGCTGCTGGAGTTGCGCTGCGAGCGCTCGCTGAAGTACGTCACACCGCTTAGCGATCAAATCTGGGCAGACGTGAAACGCAGGCATCCCAGTCTAAGAGTAGACCTGGAGCTGGACCACACGCTTCCGGAGCTCCAGGTTCCCAGCGTTCTTCAGCCCAGCATCCCTGTGAGACAGCTCCGCCTCCACACGTGGACCTGTCTGCTGGACGAGTTACGTCTTGTGGCTCAGAGTTACGCAGGAACGCTGGAGGTGCTGGAACTACAGACCACAGCTTCCTCCGAGCTCAACACGGTGCTGGTCTCCATAGCAACGCAGTGCACAAAACTCTGTGAGGTTCATTGTTACTGTGTGGTTTCGCAGAATGTGATAGAAGCCTTCTGCTCGTTGTGTCCTGacttacacagatacacactgaaaACACGTAAAGAGCTCCACCCCTGGACCTGCACCACTCttagataa
- the tradd gene encoding tumor necrosis factor receptor type 1-associated DEATH domain protein gives MDRNTDTTKSAVSSLNDRTWSGCVVLFLRCCSSEPDLLSFYKDQQEKFTIFKTIKLTLTDVTGGLDGYEILKLHDADPFLGVELKFTDIVPCRRFLDSYKNGSLLQFLSQHASRLLSLPDGVGMESTLKAGTHTLDHSLEDPELCLQLVYQSQPVRLRDDEVTQLEQQLQNCCIPPISTNKEVPKNCFLFQKRLFDDRPLTPTDQQRFASHVGRDWKRVGRALQKNCRALKGTAIDNLAYEYEREGLYEQAYQLLGRFIQSEGRNARLGRLISALEEAKLINMAEIMLDIQP, from the exons ATGGACAGAAACACAGATACAACG AAGTCGGCTGTGAGTAGTCTGAACGATCGCACGTGGTcagggtgtgttgtgttgttcctGCGCTGCTGCAGTTCCGAACCTGATCTTCTTTCCTTCTACAAAGATCAGCAGGAGAAGTTCACTATATTCAAGACCATTAAACTCACactgacag ATGTCACGGGTGGTCTCGACGGTTACGAAATCCTCAAGCTTCACGATGCCGATCCGTTCCTGGGAGTGGAGCTGAAGTTCACGGACATCGTTCCCTGTAGGCGTTTCCTGGACAGCTACAAGAATGGCTCGCTGCTTCAGTTCCTGTCTCAGCACGCATCACGCCTGCTCTCACTTCCTGACGGTGTGGGCATGGAATCCACGCTCAAGGCAGGAACACACACCTTGGACCACAGCCTTGAAGATCCTGAACTCTGTCTACAGCTCGTATACCAGTCTcag CCCGTGCGTTTGAGGGATGACGAGGTCACGCAGCTCGAGCAGCAGCTACAGAACTGCTGTATTCCACCCATCTCAACAAATAAGGAAGTACCCAAGAACTGCTTCCTGTTCCAGAAACGTCTGTTCG ACGACAGGCCTCTGACGCCCACGGATCAGCAGCGCTTTGCTTCTCATGTGGGCCGTGACTGGAAGCGAGTGGGTCGAGCGTTACAGAAGAATTGCCGGGCACTGAAGGGGACAGCCATCGACAATCTCGCGTACGAGTATGAGAGGGAGGGGCTTTACGAACAGGCCTATCAGCTACTGGGACGCTTCATCCAATCGGAGGGCCGGAATGCTAGGCTCGGGCGTCTCATCAGCGCTCTGGAGGAAGCGAAGCTGATCAACATGGCCGAGATCATGTTAGACATTCAGCCCTGA
- the gnao1b gene encoding guanine nucleotide binding protein (G protein), alpha activating activity polypeptide O, b: protein MGCSLSVEEREALEKSKAIEKNLKEDGIYEAKVVKLLLLGGGESGKSTIVKQMKIIHEDGFSGDDLKQFKPIVYSNTIQSLFSVLKAMENLSIEYEDKDRTSDGKLVCDIITRMEDTEPYTPEVLLAMKRLWKDGGVQACFNRSREYQLNDSAQYYLDSLDRIGATDYMPTEQDILRSRVKTTGIVETHFSFKNLHFRLFDVGGQRSERKKWIHCFEGVTAIIFCVAMSGYDQMLHEDETTNRMHESLMLFDSICNNKFFVDTSIILFLNKKDLFSEKIKKSPLTMCFPEYTGPNTYDDASAYIQVQFESKNRSPNKEIYCHQTCATDTGNIQVVFDAVTDIIIANNLRGCGLY, encoded by the exons ATGGGATGCTCGTTAAGCGTGGAGGAGCGTGAGGCTCTAGAAAAGAGCAAAGCCATCGAGAAGAACCTGAAGGAGGACGGAATCTATGAAGCGAAAGTAGTAAAGCTGCTGCTGCTCG gtggagGAGAGTCTGGGAAGAGCACTATTGTCAAACAGATGAA GATTATCCATGAAGATGGTTTCAGTGGCGACGACTTAAAGCAGTTTAAACCCATCGTCTACAGCAACACCATTCAGAGTCTCTTCTCCGTTCTAAAAGCTATGGAGAACCTCAGCATTGAGTATGAAGACAAGGACAGGACA TCTGATGGAAAGTTGGTCTGTGACATAATCACCCGTATGGAGGACACGGAGCCGTACACACCTGAAGTTCTGTTGGCCATGAAGCGTTTGTGGAAAGATGGAGGAGTTCAGGCCTGCTTCAACCGATCACGAGAATATCAGCTCAATGACTCGGCTCAAta ttacctGGACAGTTTGGACCGAATCGGAGCAACTGACTATATGCCCACTGAGCAGGACATTTTGAGGTCGCGGGTTAAAACCACCGGTATTGTGGAGACTCACTTCAGCTTCAAGAACCTGCACTTCAG GCTGTTCGATGTAGGAGGTCAGAgatcagagagaaaaaaatggattCACTGCTTTGAAGGTGTGACGGCTATAATCTTCTGTGTGGCGATGAGCGGCTATGACCAAATGTTACATGAAGATGAGACAACA AATCGTATGCACGAGTCGCTCATGCTGTTTGACTCCATCTGTAATAATAAGTTTTTTGTCGACACGTccatcatcctcttcctcaaCAAGAAGGATCTTTTTTCAGAGAAGATTAAGAAATCTCCGCTGACCATGTGCTTCCCAgagtatacag GTCCGAACACGTACGATGACGCGTCAGCGTACATTCAGGTTCAGTTTGAGAGTAAAAATCGTTCACCTAATAAAGAGATTTACTGCCACCAGACGTGTGCGACTGACACGGGAAACATTCAGGTGGTGTTCGATGCCGTCACTGACATCATCATCGCCAACAACCTGCGTGGCTGTGGCCTGTACTGA